From Fusarium fujikuroi IMI 58289 draft genome, chromosome FFUJ_chr07, a single genomic window includes:
- a CDS encoding related to monocarboxylate transporter 4 — MADPGDLFIDFPDFQNAAEPETISPGILQTSTAPPKIGNRFSSESVKILRNWFAAHERHPYPTIQDVQDLQEQTSLNRQQVTNWFANARRRAKVHSSRPTSPMFRNDDSGNSSGHHTPIDTPRRRATPAPFEHMNPLQRWANSPPEHEAATVDDISRAVAAFSTRQGRSRSHGSSISSRGTSVSSHDSGSYSSAHSKQSSTSFDIFKRHSRRRRTKMRKEVRTNLLQAQNTYQCTFCTETFKTKYDWQRHEKSLHLSLENWVCSPNGPTAMHPEEGLLCVFCGVKNPDKTHLDGHNQSACIERPIEERTYHRKDHLQQHLRLVHMSKFLKWPMDDWKVMTQEVKSRCGFCGINLTTWASRVDHLADHFKAGSTMEHWKGDWGFEGKVIERIDNAMPPCKCTRQINKLFLTFLDLIHYERNSPLPFAATRGPADTPTSAYELIKLELEYYMRNRHQFIMPPDPELHFEACSVILGAEISSPNQASLSPSWLWDLFMSATEIANQAKLRPTKQLAEGRLSQLKINGKGNIFENCELEAALQQYMTAHTSMGHFPTDSELQQEACNVLNRTETASSHPSRRFLDFLMRLVWSSTVWLEPFRQRAETLVALANESVNDSYFLWGQTDTAVPLDASMELDMLQPWVENRSLSPEGVPEIPAIPMHSTPESRALIRDKVRTQTPFFINDNNSYRRLKRELSRFVMTTMSPNNPNRHIPSDDELKYQARWILYDEYVSRYASFIG; from the coding sequence aTGGCAGACCCAGGCGATCTCTTCATCGACTTTCCAGACTTTCAAAATGCCGCTGAGCCTGAGACTATCTCCCCTGGCATTCTGCAGACATCAACAGCGCCCCCAAAAATCGGCAATCGCTTTTCATCCGAGTCTGTCAAGATTCTGAGGAATTGGTTCGCCGCGCATGAGAGGCATCCGTATCCTACCATCCAAGATGTCCAGGATCTTCAAGAGCAGACGAGTCTGAATAGACAGCAGGTCACGAATTGGTTTGCGAATGCGAGGAGGAGAGCAAAGGTCCATTCGTCGCGGCCGACATCGCCAATGTTTCGGAATGATGATTCGGGGAATTCTTCGGGGCATCACACGCCGATTGATACGCCGCGGCGACGGGCGACTCCTGCGCCGTTTGAGCATATGAATCCGCTGCAGCGATGGGCGAATTCACCACCGGAACATGAGGCTGCGACAGTTGATGACATCTCACGAGCTGTTGCTGCGTTCTCAACACGACAGGGAAGATCACGGAGTCATGGGTCGTCGATCAGCAGTAGAGGGACGTCAGTGTCAAGTCATGATTCTGGGTCGTACAGTTCTGCTCATTCAAAACAATCATCGACGTCATTTGACATTTTCAAACGGCACAGTCGAAGGAGGCGTACAAAAATGAGAAAGGAAGTGAGGACGAATCTCCTCCAAGCGCAGAATACATATCAGTGCACTTTCTGTACAGAAACCTTCAAGACAAAATACGATTGGCAGCGTCATGAAAAGTCTCTTCATTTATCGCTTGAAAATTGGGTCTGTTCACCAAATGGACCGACAGCGATGCATCCAGAAGAGGGGCTTCTTTGTGTATTCTGTGGCGTCAAGAACCCCGACAAAACGCATCTCGATGGACATAATCAGAGTGCATGCATCGAGCGACCGATTGAAGAGCGGACATATCATCGAAAGGACCATCTGCAGCAGCATTTGAGATTAGTCCATATGTCAAAGTTTCTCAAATGGCCGATGGATGATTGGAAAGTCATGACGCAAGAGGTTAAATCGAGATGTGGATTCTGTGGCATCAATCTTACGACCTGGGCGAGCAGGGTTGATCATTTGGCAGACCATTTTAAAGCTGGGAGTACCATGGAGCACTGGAAGGGTGATTGGGGGTTTGAGGGCAAGGTCATTGAGAGGATTGACAACGCCATGCCTCCTTGTAAGTGCACGAGACAGATCAACAAGCTCTTTCTAACCTTTTTAGACCTGATTCACTACGAACGAAACTCGCCTCTTCCATTCGCAGCTACAAGAGGCCCAGCAGATACACCCACAAGTGCATACGAACTCATCAAGCTCGAACTAGAATACTATATGCGGAATCGCCATCAGTTTATAATGCCACCAGATCCCGAACTTCACTTTGAAGCATGTTCCGTGATCCTCGGCGCAGAAATATCCTCCCCCAACCAAGCGTCGTTATCCCCGTCTTGGCTATGGGATTTGTTCATGTCAGCTACCGAGATCGCCAACCAAGCTAAACTCCGACCAACGAAACAATTAGCAGAGGGGAGATTGAGCCAGCTGAAGATCAATGGAAAGGGAAATATCTTTGAGAATTGCGAGCTGGAGGCGGCGCTGCAGCAGTACATGACTGCTCATACATCCATGGGGCATTTTCCAACAGATTCTGAACTGCAGCAGGAGGCCTGCAATGTCCTGAATCGGACGGAGACGGCATCATCGCATCCGTCGAGGAGGTTTTTGGACTTTTTGATGAGGCTTGTTTGGAGCTCAACGGTTTGGCTGGAGCCGTTTCGTCAGAGGGCAGAGACTCTTGTGGCGTTGGCGAATGAGTCTGTTAATGATTCTTACTTTCTATGGGGTCAAACAGATACAGCTGTACCGTTGGATGCTTCGATGGAGCTGGACATGTTGCAGCCCTGGGTCGAGAATCGATCTCTGTCTCCAGAGGGAGTACCGGAAATACCAGCGATTCCGATGCACAGCACGCCAGAATCGAGGGCACTTATACGGGATAAAGTACGAACACAGACGCCATTCTTTatcaacgacaacaacagCTATCGTCGATTGAAACGCGAACTCTCTCGATTCGTCATGACGACAATGTCTCCCAACAACCCCAACCGGCATATCCCAAGTGACGACGAACTCAAGTATCAAGCACGATGGATATTATACGATGAGTACGTTTCCCGATATGCAAGTTTCATTGGCTAA
- a CDS encoding related to multidrug resistance protein codes for MTRINATETTPLIPEIPPEVSDVERNTDEPKTYSHAFIARVVVALLIGIFTSNADGSLVLATHPVIASEFGKLQDSSWLFISFMLASAASQTIYGKLSDIFGRKTILIFCYGLFAVGCALVGAGQSMWQVILGRVISGSGGAGMTTMASVIITELAPLREVASWQSYMNVIATVGRSIGGPLGGFLADTIGWRWSFLGQSPIFAVSMIIAAILLPSTTQTEGATLERIKRIDALGALLLGGSVLAFMVPLEIGGQKIPWSHPLVPTLAAAGVILSAAFVLVESRWAKEPIFPLRLLKSGDVTKTYLIAFGQAAAQVGMMYTVPIYFQVTQRVSSTVAGAHLFPAVIGNTVGGIATGLIIKRTGRYKALIIFSAVSSITSYTLMLLRWHGQTNWLESLYVFPGGLGMGIAQSAAFIALQASIDPKDKAAASSGIFLSVTLGSVVGMAGTSAAIQGLLRHDIQQNLSDLGKSQHFIDDVIRKAAESVSFIDEASGPIRKVLIQGYIRGIEYGHGLSIVFSGITLITALLLKERKL; via the exons ATGACCAGAATTAACGCGACAGAGACGACTCCTTTGATACCGGAGATACCTCCCGAGGTCTCGGATGTCGAGAGGAATACCGATGAGCCGAAAACGTATAGCCATGCGTTTATTGCGAGAGTAGTTGTCGCGTTGCTGATTG GCATCTTTACTTCCAATGCTGATGGATCTTTGGTGCTGGCTACTCATCCGGTAATTGCATCCGAGTTTGGCAAGCTTCAGGATTCGAGTTGGTTATTTATCAGCTTCATGTTGGCTAGTGCGGCGTCACAAACGATT TACGGAAAATTGAGCGACATCTTTGGACGAAAGACGATATTGATCTTCTGCTATGGATTATTTGCTGTTGGATG TGCCCTCGT AGGAGCTGGCCAGTCAATGTGGCAAGTCATCCTAGGTCGCGTAATCTCTGGATCTGGAGGTGCAGGAATGACAACAATGGCATCAGTCATCATAACTG AACTCGCACCTCTTCGAGAAGTCGCCTCATGGCAAAGCTACATGAACGTCATCGCCACTGTCGGCCGTAGCATTGGTGGTCCGCTCGGAGGCTTTCTCGCTGATACAATCGGCTGGAGATG GTCGTTCCTTGGACAATCGCCGATATTCGCTGTATCCATGATCATCGCTGCCATCCTCCTCCCCTCGACAACCCAGACCGAGGGCGCAACACTCGAGCGCATCAAGAGGATCGACGCACTCGGGGCTCTCCTTTTGGGCGGTTCTGTCCTCGCTTTCATGGTCCCTCTAGAGATTGGTGGCCAGAAGATCCCGTGGAGTCATCCCCTCGTGCCAACTCTCGCCGCTGCTGGTGTGATTCTCTCAGCTGCATTCGTACTAGTCGAGTCACGCTGGGCCAAGGAACCAATCTTTCCTCTTCGTTTACTCAAAAGTGGCGACGTCACAAAGACGTATCTTATTGCGTTTGGTCAAGCAGCTGCACAGGTTGGA ATGATGTATACCGTCCCCATTTACTTCCAGGTCACTCAGCGCGTGTCGAGCACAGTAGCAGGCGCTCATCTATTCCCTGCAGTCATCGGAAATACAGTCGGAGGCATAGCAACAGGCTTGATCATCAAAAGAACTGGTCGATACAAGGCACTCATAATCTTCTCGGCCGTCTCATCAATCACAAGTTATACTCTGATGCTGCTACGCTGGCACGGACAGACCAACTGGCTGGAGTCTCTCTATGTCTTCCCAGG GGGTCTTGGCATGGGAATCGCTCAAAGTGCAGCCTTTAtcgctcttcaagcttccaTCGACCCCAAAGACAAGGCAGCAGCGTCTTCTGGAATCTTCCTGTCTGTAACTCTGGGGTCAGTTGTTGGCATGGCTGGTACTAGTGCAGCCATCCAGGGCCTTCTCAGACACGACATCCAGCAAAACCTTAGTGACCTCGGAAAGTCTCAACACTTCATTGACGAC GTCATTCGGAAAGCCGCCGAGAGTGTCTCCTTCATCGACGAAGCTTCCGGGCCTATCAGAAAGGTGCTGATTCAAGGTTATATCAGAGGAATCGAGTATGGTCACG GACTCTCCATCGTGTTCTCCGGGATCACGCTCATCACTGCTCTACTACTCAAGGAGCGTAAACTTTAG
- a CDS encoding related to LCB2-serine C-palmitoyltransferase subunit — protein MSKLEEQLRARLLDREKRSQLRRLTTFPADNVDFSSNAYLSLSSVPEIRSAYHSLLENHAAPPPLLGSGGSRLLDGNSTLAENLERDIAAFHNADAGLLFNSGFDANVGLVSCLPQTGDVVVYDELIHASAHDGMRLSRAGRRVSFKHNCVYGEGGLDEVLSGIGGEKSVFILVEGVYSMDGDVAPLKEIVACVKSRLPTNGYIIVDEAHSTGIFGHQGRGLVCELGLEKEIFARLHTFGKAMSSFGAIVLCSPTTREYLINYARTLIYTTAMPFSCLASIGISYQYLQSGRADERLKHLWNLVSYTHKLLAEACSLSQSIRAEAAPKSPIIPVFTSQPRSLAQFCQERGFTVRPIVAPTVPKGSERVRICVHAGNTVAEVEGLVETIKLWVQVHEGSAKL, from the exons ATGTCGAAATTGGAGGAGCAGTTGAGAGCGCGATTATTGGATCGTGAGAAACGGTCTCAATTGCGGCGATTGACGACGTTTCCAGCTGACAATGTCGACTTTTCGTCCAATGCATACCTCTCTCTCTCGTCGGTACCTGAAATTCGAAGCGCGTATCACTCCCTGCTTGAGAATCATGCAGCGCCGCCTCCGCTGTTAGGGTCCGGAGGGTCACGGCTGCTCGACGGCAATTCAACCCTGGCAGAGAATCTGGAGAGAGACATTGCGGCATTTCACAACGCGGATGCTGGGTTGTTGTTTAATTCGGGGTTTGATGCGAATGTTGGTCTTGTGAGCTGTTTACCACAAACGGGGGATGTTGTTGTGTATGATGAGCTGATTCATGCAAGTGCTCATGATGGGATGCGATTGAGTCGCGCGGGGCGGAGAGTATCGTTCAAGCATAATTGCGTGTATGGAGAGGGGGGCCTTGATGAAGTTTTGAGTGGAATTGGGGGCGAGAAATCTGTGTTTATTCTTGTTGAAGGTGTTTACAGTATGGATGGCGACGTTGCTCCTCTTAAAGAGATTGTGGCATGCGTCAAAAGTCGACTCCCAACCAATGGCTACATCATCGTTGACGAGGCGCATTCTACCGGCATTTTTGGCCATCAAGGACGCGGTCTCGTATGCGAATTGGgtttggagaaggagatatTCGCACGCTTGCATACGTTTGGCAAGGCAATGAGTTCGTTTGGAG CTATTGTTCTGTGCTCACCCACGACACGAGAGTATCTCATAAACTACGCACGAACTCTTATCTACACGACTGCAATGCCATTCTCCTGTCTCGCGAGCATCGGCATCTCATATCAGTATCTGCAGAGCGGAAGGGCTGATGAGAGGTTGAAGCATCTCTGGAATCTGGTTAGCTACACGCACAAGCTACTGGCGGAAGCATGCTCCCTCAGCCAATCAATTCGCGCGGAGGCAGCACCGAAATCACCAATTATACCAGTTTTTACATCGCAGCCACGCAGCCTAGCTCAGTTCTGTCAGGAACGAGGGTTCACAGTCCGCCCAATCGTGGCGCCGACAGTACCGAAGGGCAGCGAGAGGGTGAGGATCTGTGTGCATGCAGGGAACACGGTTGCGGAAGTGGAGGGATTGGTTGAGACGATCAAGCTTTGGGTGCAGGTTCATGAGGGGTCTGCTAAACTATAG
- a CDS encoding related to adenosylmethionine-8-amino-7-oxononanoate aminotransferase has protein sequence MAPVPALLWRSLRAHQVYGANTDVGKTIFSTILCNSASKRGDKTWFLKPVSTGAADEADGWCNHIQRYAPSTNHETLFQYDIPCSPHIAAKASGKPIPSDRDVLTKIYDTTSRYASDGPGWLFLETAGGVHSPGPSGTPQADLYAPLRAPVILVGDSKLGGISQTISAYESLRMRGHDIESILLFQDMKYENYQYLRDYFAKQGGISVDTVPEPPTRLDNEQEDIEQMKEYYAARNVDHVLEALDKRGKDRISRLESMSSKASKSIWYPFTQQKLVTADTISAIDSAHGDYFQVLNPSSPNLLQPAFDGSASWWSQGLGHANSRLTLAAAYAAGRYGHVMFAEAIHEPALALAEMLLKGADNPRFSRVFYSDNGSTGCEVAVKMALRAARLRYGWGPNDNVHILGLKGSYHGDTIGAMDCAEPCVYNEKIEWYEGKGYWFDYPTIQCVKGKWVVQVPEGLRDELGHDSDLRSISEVFDLESRLNTEHYRKYERYIECVLSKLQASGRKFGALMMEPIILGAGGMLFVDPLFQRALVDVVRRSPHLFGNATSPKDPLSWSGLPVIFDEVFTGLYRLGRFTAASFLGTDADISVNAKLLTGGLVPLCTTMASESIFDAFVSDDKSDALLHGHSYTAHAVGCQVAVESVREMQDMEKRGEWEWAEKDWEKNTQAWSVWSREFVNNVSHNQQVLGVWALGSVLAISLRDDDGVGYKSLAAKKIQTHLREGAGTWNAHSRVLGNVFYVMASQKTSRQSLEELQGLLLGALSK, from the exons ATGGCGCCGGTGCCTGCTCTTCTCTGGCGGTCGCTGCGAGCGCATCAGGTTTACGGCGCGAATACTGATGTTGGAAAGACGATTTTCAGTACGATTCTGTGTAACTCTGCGAGTAAGCGGGGTGATAAGACGTGGTTTCTTAAGCCGGTTTCTACAGGGGCTGCGGATGAGGCTGATGGATGGTGTAA TCATATTCAACGATATGCTCCGTCGACGAATCATGAGACGCTCTTCCAATACGATATTCCCTGCAGTCCTCATATAGCTGCAAAGGCATCTGGCAAG CCAATCCCATCCGATCGAGATGTCCTCACAAAGATCTACGACACCACGTCTCGATACGCATCTGATGGTCCAGGATGGCTGTTTCTAGAGACTGCTGGCGGCGTTCACTCACCTGGTCCATCTGGTACGCCCCAAGCTGATCTCTACGCTCCATTGCGAGCACCAGTCATCCTCGTTGGCGATTCAAAGCTCGGCGGCATCTCACAGACTATTTCTGCCTATGAGTCTTTGAGAATGCGTGGCCATGACATTGAGTCAATTCTTCTGTTTCAGGACATGAAGTACGAAAACTATCAATACCTTCGAGACTACTTTGCAAAGCAGGGCGGCATCTCTGTCGATACAGTCCCCGAACCACCCACTCGACTGGACAATGAACAGGAAGACATTGAGCAGATGAAAGAGTACTACGCCGCCCGCAACGTCGACCACGTTCTCGAAGCGCTCGACAAACGAGGAAAAGACCGAATCTCCCGCCTCGAATCAATGTCCTCCAAAGCAAGCAAATCAATCTGGTACCCCTTCACCCAACAAAAGCTCGTCACCGCCGATACAATCTCCGCCATCGACTCAGCCCACGGCGACTATTTCCAAGTCCTCAACCCATCCTCTCCGAATCTACTCCAGCCCGCCTTTGACGGCTCAGCATCATGGTGGTCCCAAGGTCTCGGCCACGCCAACTCGCGCCTCACCCTCGCAGCAGCCTACGCAGCCGGTCGGTACGGCCACGTAATGTTTGCCGAGGCAATCCACGAGCCTGCATTAGCACTTGCGGAGATGCTCCTCAAGGGTGCGGACAACCCGCGATTTTCACGTGTTTTCTACTCTGATAATGGAAGCACGGGGTGTGAAGTCGCTGTCAAGATGGCGCTGAGGGCGGCGAGGCTGCGGTATGGCTGGGGACCGAATGATAATGTTCATATCCTTGGACTCAAGGGGAGTTATCACGGAGACACGATTGGTGCGATGGATTGTGCGGAGCCGTGTGTTTACAATGAAAAGATTGAGTGGTATGAGGGTAAGGGGTATTGGTTTGACTATCCTACCATTCAGTGCGTCAAGGGAAAATGGGTTGTTCAGGTCCCTGAGGGTCTGAGGGATGAGCTGGGACACGATTCGGACCTCAGATCGATCTCGGAGGTTTTTGATCTCGAATCTCGGCTCAATACCGAGCACTACCGAAAGTATGAGCGCTACATTGAATGCGTTCTCTCAAAACTCCAAGCTTCTGGACGCAAGTTCGGCGCTCTCATGATGGAGCCGATAATCCTCGGCGCAGGAGGAATGCTCTTTGT TGATCCCCTCTTCCAAAGAGCTCTAGTGGACGTGGTCCGTCGATCCCCTCACCTCTTCGGCAACGCTACCAGCCCCAAAGACCCACTCTCATGGTCTGGACTCCCCGTGATTTTCGACGAAGTTTTTACCGGGCTATACCGCCTCGGTCGGTTTACAGCGGCGTCATTCCTCGGCACCGACGCCGACATCTCCGTCAACGCTAAGCTACTTACAGGCGGGCTTGTACCCCTGTGCACGACGATGGCGTCTGAGAGTATTTTCGATGCGTTTGTTAGTGATGACAAGAGTGATGCTTTGCTGCACGGACATAGTTATACGGCACATGCTGTTGGATGTCAAGTTGCTGTTGAGTCGGTGCGGGAGATGCAGgatatggagaagagggGAGAATGGGAATGGGCGGAGAAGGATTGGGAGAAGAATACTCAGGCTTGGTCTGTTTGGTCGAGAGAGTTTGTCAACAATGTCTCGCATAATCAGCAGGTTCTGGGTGTTTGGGCTCTTGGAAGTGTTTTGGCGATTAGTTTGagggatgatgatggtgttgggtACAAGAGTCTGGCTGCCAAGAAGATTCAGACCCATTTGAGAGAGGGAGCTGGGACTTGGAATGCTCACAGTCGAGTTTTGGGCAACGTCTTTTATGTCATGGCGAGCCAGAAGACGAGTCGACAGAGTCTTGAAGAATTGCAGGGGTTGTTATTGGGGGCTTTGAGTAAATAG